One Jeotgalibaca porci genomic region harbors:
- a CDS encoding heavy metal translocating P-type ATPase, protein MSQSHHHEQTHQHQHEHNHGKMPIILYIGGLVLALIALFLSEDIAPLRNSLFAIATIAAGYHVVILEGLGETIENTKHNHAFTPNAHILMGLAAIGASLMGNFWEGTLLILIFSGAHFLEEYAEGKSRREITKLLEMNPTTARRIKKDGQTEIVAVEALVKGDHLQVLNGDQVPIDGLIISGTTAIDESAINGESMPKEKTSGDPVFGSTINGTGSFTMEVTKEAKDTVFAKILQLVNQNQSNQTKAASIIQKFEPKYVTFVLIAIPLFVILAPLLFKWSWNESLYKGLVILVAASPCALAAATISATLSATSTLAKQGVLSKGSTYLSQLADIKAIAFDKTGTLTKGKPEVTHTYFMDSADEAHLIDVIVAMESESNHPLATAMLQAFTAREKLTLTVTNEIGKGLIATANQDSYRIGKPSTFEKVPEKIAHLNAKWAAEGNTVVYISKNDDVQGLIALMDIPNEHAQAAIAYFKSRGIHTTLITGDSEMTGQAVGKQLAIDEIIANVMPADKSDIIGDQKTKYGVVAMVGDGVNDAPALVKADVGIAMGDGTDVAVEVSDLALMKNNLLKLIEAHRIALRMNRIMWQNIIFSMLVVVFLVTVGLLGLTNIAISVIIHEGSTLVVILNGLRLLRK, encoded by the coding sequence ATGAGCCAATCACATCATCATGAACAAACCCACCAGCATCAGCACGAGCATAACCATGGGAAAATGCCAATTATACTCTATATAGGCGGGCTCGTGTTGGCACTCATCGCCTTATTTTTGAGTGAGGATATTGCACCTTTAAGAAATAGTCTTTTTGCCATCGCGACCATTGCGGCTGGCTACCATGTTGTCATTCTGGAAGGGTTGGGCGAAACGATTGAAAATACAAAACACAATCATGCCTTTACTCCCAATGCTCATATTTTGATGGGACTTGCTGCCATTGGAGCCTCCTTAATGGGCAACTTCTGGGAAGGGACGCTATTGATTCTCATTTTCTCCGGTGCGCATTTCCTTGAAGAATACGCGGAAGGAAAAAGTAGAAGAGAAATCACAAAATTACTTGAAATGAACCCCACAACAGCGCGCCGTATCAAAAAGGATGGCCAGACGGAAATAGTCGCGGTCGAAGCATTAGTAAAAGGCGACCATCTACAAGTCTTGAACGGTGATCAAGTTCCCATTGACGGTCTTATTATTTCTGGAACGACTGCTATTGATGAATCAGCCATCAATGGCGAGAGTATGCCGAAAGAGAAAACAAGTGGTGACCCTGTCTTCGGCAGTACGATTAACGGAACAGGTTCCTTTACAATGGAAGTAACCAAAGAAGCGAAAGATACCGTTTTTGCGAAAATTCTGCAACTTGTTAATCAGAATCAAAGCAATCAAACAAAAGCTGCGAGCATCATCCAAAAGTTCGAGCCGAAATATGTCACCTTTGTACTAATCGCCATTCCACTTTTTGTTATACTAGCACCGCTTTTATTTAAATGGAGTTGGAATGAAAGTCTTTATAAAGGTCTGGTTATTTTAGTCGCCGCGTCTCCATGTGCGCTTGCAGCGGCAACGATTTCGGCTACGTTGTCCGCAACTTCCACACTCGCAAAGCAGGGCGTTTTGTCCAAAGGAAGCACCTATTTGTCACAATTGGCAGATATCAAAGCGATTGCCTTCGACAAAACGGGTACACTGACGAAAGGAAAACCGGAAGTGACGCACACTTACTTCATGGATTCCGCAGATGAAGCCCATCTCATTGATGTGATCGTCGCAATGGAGTCAGAATCCAATCATCCGTTGGCAACCGCGATGTTACAGGCTTTTACGGCACGCGAAAAACTGACTCTAACGGTTACGAACGAAATTGGAAAAGGGCTAATTGCTACAGCCAATCAGGACAGCTACCGCATTGGTAAACCAAGCACTTTTGAAAAGGTACCTGAAAAAATTGCCCATTTAAATGCGAAATGGGCTGCAGAAGGAAATACTGTTGTCTATATTTCCAAAAATGACGATGTACAAGGTCTTATTGCGCTAATGGATATTCCTAACGAACACGCTCAAGCTGCCATCGCCTATTTCAAATCGCGTGGCATCCATACGACACTCATCACCGGAGATTCCGAAATGACCGGTCAGGCAGTGGGCAAACAGCTCGCGATAGATGAAATAATTGCCAATGTCATGCCCGCTGACAAATCCGACATTATCGGTGATCAAAAGACCAAATATGGTGTGGTTGCAATGGTAGGCGATGGTGTTAACGATGCTCCGGCCTTAGTTAAAGCGGACGTGGGTATCGCAATGGGAGATGGAACGGACGTGGCAGTCGAAGTTTCAGACCTGGCATTAATGAAGAATAATTTACTAAAACTGATTGAAGCACACCGTATCGCCTTACGAATGAATCGCATTATGTGGCAAAATATTATTTTTTCTATGCTGGTCGTTGTCTTTCTGGTGACGGTCGGTCTACTGGGCTTAACGAATATTGCTATCAGCGTCATCATCCATGAAGGCAGTACGCTCGTGGTTATCTTGAACGGCTTACGTTTACTGCGTAAATAA
- a CDS encoding SDR family NAD(P)-dependent oxidoreductase, whose amino-acid sequence MSERLTDKVAVVTGGASGIGEATVRKFVAEGAKVVIGDLNKERGQALAEELGDAAIFVAIDVTKASDWEEVKKQALEAFGTVDVLVNNAGISVAQSLLTMTEEQYRKILEINQVSVFLGMQKIAPIMIEKGAGSIINTSSINGLKAGAIGYTDSKFAVRGMTKAASAELAPQGVRVNSIHPGIIETPMTMEGDAVEQIKAYTNFVPMRRMAQAEEVANLMLYLASDESSYSTGSEFIVDGGLTQ is encoded by the coding sequence ATGTCAGAACGTCTAACAGATAAAGTCGCCGTAGTAACAGGTGGAGCAAGTGGAATCGGGGAAGCAACCGTAAGAAAATTTGTGGCTGAGGGCGCTAAAGTTGTCATTGGTGACTTAAACAAAGAGCGCGGCCAAGCATTAGCAGAAGAATTAGGCGATGCAGCAATCTTTGTAGCAATCGATGTAACAAAAGCTAGTGATTGGGAAGAAGTGAAGAAACAAGCATTGGAAGCATTTGGAACCGTAGATGTTTTAGTAAATAATGCAGGAATCTCTGTTGCACAATCACTCTTGACGATGACAGAAGAACAATACCGCAAAATTTTGGAAATCAACCAAGTTTCTGTTTTCCTTGGTATGCAAAAAATCGCACCAATTATGATTGAAAAAGGTGCCGGTTCAATTATTAACACTTCTTCAATTAACGGTTTGAAAGCTGGTGCAATTGGTTATACAGACTCTAAATTTGCCGTTCGTGGAATGACAAAGGCAGCTTCTGCTGAATTGGCACCACAAGGCGTTCGCGTAAACTCCATTCATCCTGGAATTATCGAAACACCAATGACAATGGAAGGTGATGCAGTTGAGCAAATCAAAGCTTACACAAACTTTGTTCCGATGAGACGGATGGCGCAAGCAGAAGAAGTTGCGAACCTGATGCTTTATTTAGCAAGTGACGAATCTTCTTACTCTACTGGATCAGAATTTATCGTTGATGGCGGTTTAACACAATAA